A stretch of the Filimonas lacunae genome encodes the following:
- a CDS encoding sugar phosphate isomerase/epimerase family protein has protein sequence MVTIKGPALFIAQFIGDEAPFNSLSSIAGWAASLGYKGLQIPTNDARFIDLQKAAESKTYAEEIKGIVQEYGLEITELSTHLQGQLVAVHPAYDDLFDAFAPAAYQRNPAARQQWAVQQLRYAAKASQNLGLSASATFSGALAWPFMYPWPQRPAGLVETTFNELAKRWLPILNYYDECGIDLCYEIHAGEDLHDGSSYELFLDKVNQHTRANLLYDPSHFVLQCLDYLEYIDIYHSRIKMMHVKDAEFNPTGRQGVYGGYQSWLNRAGRFRSLGDGQVDFKSVFSKLAQYDFPGWAVLEWECALKHPEDSVREGAPFIKNHIIRVTDHPFDDFAAAGVDQTLQRKILGIQ, from the coding sequence ATGGTAACAATTAAAGGCCCTGCGCTATTCATAGCCCAGTTTATAGGAGATGAAGCGCCATTTAACAGTTTATCATCCATAGCAGGCTGGGCTGCCAGCCTGGGTTATAAAGGATTGCAGATACCTACCAACGATGCTCGCTTCATTGATTTGCAAAAGGCTGCCGAAAGCAAAACCTATGCAGAGGAAATAAAAGGCATTGTACAGGAATACGGCCTGGAAATAACCGAGCTATCCACCCATTTACAGGGCCAACTGGTAGCCGTGCATCCCGCATACGACGATTTGTTCGATGCCTTTGCACCAGCCGCTTATCAACGCAACCCGGCCGCACGCCAGCAATGGGCCGTGCAGCAGCTGCGTTACGCCGCCAAAGCTTCCCAAAATCTGGGCCTTAGCGCCAGCGCAACTTTCAGCGGTGCGCTGGCATGGCCCTTTATGTATCCCTGGCCACAACGGCCCGCAGGGCTGGTAGAAACCACCTTTAACGAACTGGCCAAAAGATGGCTGCCCATTTTGAACTATTATGATGAATGCGGTATTGACCTGTGTTATGAAATACACGCCGGTGAAGACCTGCACGATGGCAGCAGCTACGAACTATTCCTGGATAAGGTGAACCAGCACACACGCGCTAACCTGCTGTACGATCCTTCGCATTTTGTGTTGCAGTGCCTGGATTACCTGGAGTATATAGACATCTACCACAGCCGCATTAAAATGATGCATGTAAAAGATGCAGAGTTTAACCCCACGGGTAGGCAGGGCGTATATGGCGGTTACCAAAGCTGGCTCAACCGCGCAGGCCGCTTCCGCTCACTGGGCGATGGGCAGGTGGATTTTAAATCGGTATTCAGCAAACTGGCCCAATATGATTTTCCCGGCTGGGCCGTGCTGGAATGGGAATGCGCTTTAAAACACCCGGAAGACAGTGTACGGGAAGGCGCACCTTTTATTAAAAATCATATTATTCGCGTAACCGATCACCCCTTTGACGACTTTGCCGCCGCTGGCGTTGATCAAACATTACAACGAAAGATATTAGGTATTCAATAA
- a CDS encoding NUDIX hydrolase: MTIADLFEQGSNRAYEICVPHISIDCVVFGFHESSLKVLLLKMKGVDKWGLPGGYMKKNEDIHEAASRILKARTGAPQIFLEQFKVFSEIGRSEGDFSHLPKHFWQRQRFISIGFYALVNYEEIKPRVDKISEQCEWCNVDELPELMMDHHTIFTSALETLRKNLNNSPIGFNLLPKEFTMPQLQRLYEVILGKSLHRGNFQRKMHSYDILVKQSDSNTSNSRSPIVYSFDMAKYNEALRYGLQQNF, from the coding sequence ATGACAATTGCAGACTTATTCGAGCAAGGCAGTAACCGTGCATATGAAATTTGTGTTCCTCACATTTCCATAGACTGTGTGGTGTTCGGATTTCACGAGTCATCCCTGAAAGTGTTATTACTGAAAATGAAGGGTGTGGATAAATGGGGCCTGCCCGGCGGCTATATGAAAAAGAACGAGGACATACACGAAGCCGCCAGCCGCATCTTAAAAGCAAGAACAGGGGCACCACAAATATTCCTGGAACAGTTTAAAGTGTTTAGCGAAATAGGCCGCTCCGAAGGCGATTTCAGCCATTTACCCAAACACTTCTGGCAACGCCAGCGCTTTATTTCCATTGGTTTTTACGCCCTGGTAAACTATGAAGAGATTAAACCACGCGTAGATAAAATATCCGAACAATGTGAATGGTGCAACGTGGATGAACTGCCCGAGCTGATGATGGACCACCACACCATATTCACCAGCGCCCTGGAAACCCTGCGTAAAAACCTCAATAACAGCCCGATAGGTTTTAACCTGCTGCCCAAAGAATTTACCATGCCGCAATTGCAACGCCTGTACGAAGTGATACTGGGCAAATCACTGCACCGTGGCAACTTCCAGCGCAAAATGCACAGCTACGATATACTGGTAAAACAAAGCGATAGCAATACCAGCAACAGCCGCTCTCCTATTGTATACAGCTTTGACATGGCCAAATACAACGAAGCCCTTCGCTACGGCCTGCAACAAAATTTCTAA
- a CDS encoding gluconate 2-dehydrogenase subunit 3 family protein: MNRREALSRVAVLVGGSIIGAEFFLSGCKNHGTVNTENLFEKDTIAFLNEAGETILPQTTTPGAKAADVGSFMAVMVRDCYSDKDQETFKKGLTQLNNSCKEKYKKDFMDASKEQRLELLTQLDKEAKEYNKNKKKDEPNHYFTMIKQLTLLGFFTSEVGCKQALRYVPVPGKYDGNYPYKKGDKAWALA; the protein is encoded by the coding sequence ATGAACAGAAGAGAAGCATTGAGCCGGGTAGCCGTGTTGGTAGGCGGCTCCATCATAGGCGCAGAATTCTTTTTATCGGGCTGTAAAAACCACGGCACCGTTAACACAGAGAATTTGTTTGAAAAAGACACCATTGCTTTTTTAAACGAAGCAGGCGAAACCATCTTACCGCAAACAACCACGCCAGGCGCTAAAGCGGCCGATGTAGGCAGCTTTATGGCTGTGATGGTGCGCGATTGTTACAGCGATAAAGACCAGGAAACATTTAAAAAAGGCTTGACCCAACTCAACAACAGCTGTAAAGAAAAATACAAAAAAGACTTTATGGATGCCAGTAAGGAGCAACGCCTGGAGTTGTTGACCCAACTGGATAAAGAAGCGAAAGAATACAATAAGAACAAGAAAAAAGACGAGCCCAACCACTACTTCACTATGATAAAGCAACTTACACTGCTGGGTTTCTTTACATCAGAAGTAGGTTGTAAGCAAGCCCTGCGTTACGTGCCGGTACCCGGCAAGTACGATGGCAACTATCCGTATAAAAAAGGCGATAAGGCCTGGGCTTTAGCATAA
- a CDS encoding Gfo/Idh/MocA family protein, whose translation MKLRLGMIGGGPGAFIGAVHRIAARIDDDYQLVCGAFSSDAAKSKAMGATLGLEETRTYGSYEELIAHELQLPEQQRAQVISIVTPNHLHFQPAKLALKNGFHVILDKPATFSLEEALALKAVMQASGKQLCLTHTYTGYPMVKEARRLVATGAIGKVRKIYVQYAQGWLSQLEEGTGNKQAAWRTDPSKSGIAGAMGDIGTHAFNLAEYVSGCSLSHLCADINTVVAGRQLDDDGAVLLKFEGGASGVLVATQIATGAENNIQVSIYGEKGGLEWQQNNANSLTVRWPDKPAETWRTGGSYTSSVATHNTRTPAGHPEGYLEAFANLYHNFALTIRAALANQTASAEALDYPGIEEGIRGMAFIEHVITSGKSDIKWTPFIID comes from the coding sequence ATGAAACTACGATTAGGAATGATAGGCGGTGGCCCCGGTGCATTTATAGGTGCAGTACATCGTATTGCTGCACGTATAGATGATGATTACCAGCTGGTGTGCGGCGCTTTTAGCAGTGATGCCGCCAAATCAAAAGCCATGGGTGCTACCCTTGGCCTGGAAGAAACACGCACCTACGGCAGTTACGAGGAATTGATAGCACACGAGCTACAGTTACCCGAACAGCAACGCGCACAGGTAATCAGTATAGTAACCCCTAATCACCTGCATTTTCAGCCAGCTAAACTGGCATTGAAAAACGGGTTTCATGTAATACTGGACAAACCCGCCACCTTTTCACTCGAAGAAGCGCTTGCGCTGAAAGCAGTGATGCAAGCCAGCGGCAAACAGCTTTGCCTTACGCATACCTACACGGGCTACCCGATGGTGAAAGAAGCACGCAGGCTGGTAGCCACAGGTGCTATAGGCAAGGTGCGTAAAATATATGTACAGTATGCACAAGGCTGGTTAAGCCAGCTGGAAGAAGGCACCGGCAACAAACAGGCCGCGTGGCGCACCGACCCTTCTAAAAGTGGCATCGCCGGCGCTATGGGCGATATAGGCACACATGCTTTTAACCTGGCCGAATATGTGAGCGGTTGCAGCCTGTCGCACCTTTGCGCCGATATCAATACCGTAGTAGCAGGCCGCCAGCTGGATGATGATGGCGCTGTGCTGCTGAAGTTTGAAGGCGGTGCCAGCGGCGTGCTGGTGGCCACCCAAATAGCCACCGGCGCAGAGAACAATATACAGGTAAGTATATACGGCGAGAAAGGCGGCCTGGAATGGCAGCAGAATAACGCCAACTCACTCACTGTACGCTGGCCCGATAAACCGGCTGAAACATGGCGTACCGGCGGCAGCTACACCAGCAGTGTAGCCACGCACAACACACGCACACCTGCCGGACACCCTGAAGGATACCTGGAAGCATTTGCTAACCTCTACCACAATTTTGCGTTAACCATTCGCGCAGCATTGGCCAACCAAACAGCATCTGCCGAAGCACTGGACTATCCCGGCATAGAAGAAGGCATACGGGGCATGGCATTTATTGAGCATGTCATCACTTCCGGTAAAAGTGATATTAAATGGACCCCATTCATAATTGATTAA
- a CDS encoding RNA recognition motif domain-containing protein produces the protein MNIYVSNLSFGVDTDELVKQFSQYGKVASVNIVTDKFTNQSRGFAFVEMPEQQEAETAIKELNGFTLAGRTIQVNEARPREERPRRDKTFY, from the coding sequence ATGAATATTTACGTTTCCAATTTGAGCTTCGGTGTAGATACCGATGAATTAGTAAAACAGTTTTCCCAGTATGGAAAAGTGGCTTCAGTAAACATTGTTACGGATAAATTTACCAATCAAAGCCGTGGCTTTGCATTTGTTGAAATGCCGGAGCAGCAGGAAGCTGAAACTGCTATTAAAGAATTAAATGGCTTTACACTGGCAGGCCGTACCATTCAGGTAAATGAAGCCAGGCCAAGGGAAGAGCGTCCACGACGCGATAAAACTTTCTATTAA
- a CDS encoding GMC oxidoreductase, whose translation MANNTYDAIVVGSGISGGWAAKELTEKGLKTLLLERGRNIEHIKDYVNANKEPWDYEHRGGHTKKMEEAYPVLKRDYPLNETNLDYWVDEKESPYIEAKRFDWFRGYHVGGRSLMWGRQSYRWHNIDFEANAKDGHGIDWPIRYADLAPWYSYVEKFAGISGNRDGVDILPDGEFLPPMEMNIVEKDVAARIKEYYKGTRHMIIGRTANITVQHEGRVNCQYRNKCWLGCPFGAYFSTQSSTLPAATKTGNLTVRPWSIVTRVLYDKNTKKATGVEVLDAETNKTYEYYAKVIFLNASTINTAAILMRSATDIWPEGLGSSSGELGHNLMDHHLGVGASGWVEGYEDKYYYGRRANGIYIPRFRNLNGDKRDYLRGFGYQGGASRDRWSRDIAELNIGGDFKDALSEPGRWSMGMGGFGEVLPYHDNRIYLDKAKKDKWGLPVPVIDAEAKENELKMRIDMMNDAAEILTAAGVKDVHTYNNEAILGRGIHEMGTARMGKDPKTSVLNKWNQVWDAQNVYITDGSAMTSAACQNPSLTYMAMTARAADHAVSELKKLNI comes from the coding sequence ATGGCAAATAACACGTACGACGCTATTGTTGTAGGCTCTGGCATTTCCGGTGGCTGGGCCGCTAAAGAACTAACTGAAAAAGGGTTAAAGACTTTATTACTGGAACGTGGACGTAACATTGAACACATCAAGGATTACGTAAACGCGAATAAAGAACCCTGGGACTACGAACACCGCGGCGGGCATACCAAAAAAATGGAAGAAGCCTATCCCGTACTCAAACGCGATTATCCGTTAAACGAAACCAACCTCGACTACTGGGTAGACGAAAAAGAAAGCCCGTACATTGAAGCCAAACGCTTTGACTGGTTCAGGGGTTATCACGTAGGCGGCCGCTCACTGATGTGGGGCCGGCAAAGCTATCGCTGGCACAATATCGACTTTGAAGCCAACGCCAAAGATGGTCACGGTATTGACTGGCCTATCCGCTATGCCGATCTGGCCCCCTGGTATAGCTATGTAGAAAAGTTTGCAGGCATTTCGGGCAACCGGGATGGTGTGGACATTCTACCCGATGGCGAGTTTCTCCCCCCTATGGAAATGAACATAGTGGAAAAAGATGTAGCCGCCCGTATTAAAGAATATTACAAAGGCACCCGCCACATGATCATTGGCCGCACCGCCAATATTACCGTACAACACGAAGGCCGGGTGAATTGTCAATACCGGAACAAATGCTGGCTGGGATGCCCGTTTGGCGCGTACTTCAGCACACAGTCCTCTACCCTGCCCGCTGCTACCAAAACAGGCAACCTTACCGTTCGCCCCTGGAGCATTGTAACACGGGTATTGTATGATAAAAACACAAAGAAGGCTACCGGCGTAGAAGTACTGGATGCAGAAACCAATAAAACATACGAATACTACGCTAAGGTTATTTTTCTCAACGCTTCTACCATCAACACGGCTGCCATACTCATGCGCAGCGCCACCGACATATGGCCCGAAGGCTTAGGCAGCAGCAGTGGCGAACTGGGACATAACCTGATGGACCATCACCTGGGCGTAGGCGCTTCCGGCTGGGTAGAAGGTTATGAAGATAAATACTACTACGGCCGCCGGGCCAATGGTATTTACATACCCCGCTTCCGCAACCTGAACGGAGATAAACGCGATTACCTGCGTGGCTTTGGCTACCAGGGTGGTGCCAGCCGCGACAGGTGGAGCCGGGATATTGCCGAACTGAACATTGGTGGTGATTTCAAAGATGCCCTGAGCGAACCCGGACGCTGGAGCATGGGCATGGGGGGCTTTGGTGAAGTACTACCCTATCACGACAACCGCATATACCTGGATAAGGCGAAGAAAGATAAATGGGGTTTGCCTGTTCCTGTCATTGATGCCGAAGCAAAAGAGAATGAGTTGAAGATGCGGATAGATATGATGAACGATGCCGCAGAAATACTCACTGCTGCCGGTGTAAAAGATGTGCATACGTATAACAACGAAGCCATACTGGGTCGCGGCATTCACGAAATGGGCACTGCCCGCATGGGTAAAGACCCTAAAACCTCGGTACTGAATAAATGGAACCAGGTATGGGATGCGCAAAACGTATATATCACCGATGGATCGGCCATGACATCCGCAGCCTGCCAGAATCCTTCTCTTACCTATATGGCCATGACTGCCCGCGCAGCAGACCATGCGGTATCAGAGCTGAAAAAATTAAATATCTGA
- a CDS encoding c-type cytochrome, with protein MKQTGTIALIAFTCAALVACGGSSSNLPGADSASANDKAAVAQNTNAAQDTAGKLGTENQGGNAPRAVELMAQSDCLSCHKVREKLVGPSYEEISKKYTTADIDTLASKIIKGGQGSFGQVPMTPHPALSTDDAKAMVKYILSIK; from the coding sequence ATGAAACAAACAGGAACAATAGCATTGATCGCATTTACCTGCGCAGCCCTGGTGGCTTGCGGAGGTTCTTCTTCCAATTTGCCTGGCGCCGATAGCGCTTCTGCTAACGATAAAGCAGCCGTGGCACAAAATACCAATGCCGCGCAGGACACTGCCGGCAAACTGGGCACAGAAAACCAGGGCGGGAACGCTCCCAGGGCAGTAGAACTGATGGCTCAATCGGATTGCTTATCTTGTCATAAGGTACGTGAGAAACTGGTAGGCCCCTCCTATGAGGAAATATCGAAAAAATATACCACTGCGGATATAGACACACTGGCTTCTAAAATTATCAAAGGCGGGCAGGGAAGTTTCGGGCAAGTGCCTATGACACCACACCCCGCCCTTTCAACGGATGATGCCAAAGCAATGGTGAAGTACATACTCTCTATAAAATAA